A stretch of Desulfitobacterium dichloroeliminans LMG P-21439 DNA encodes these proteins:
- a CDS encoding heterodisulfide reductase-related iron-sulfur binding cluster — MHLFIFWGFVLLMFATTIVALQADFGVNVFNGGLYIFIKITANIFGLLAILGIFMAIWRRYMQRPDRLDNKMDDAVVLVLILTILITGFVIQAVRMAAVADPWGMYAFLGYAMAPLFQNFSVETLEGIHSFLWWFHFILVMVFFGYFPYSKLSHILLGPANQFLRKHGPIGIPEKIDFEDESLETFGKSKLSEFSWKTLFNTDACLRCGRCQDNCPAYLSGKHLNPKQVIQDMGAYMGEMGKALKEHKNAPALSGGHETAEEVAVAAEAPSEEELGLRQLIGEVLSEDDLWSCTTCRSCEQQCPIFIEHVDKTIDMRRNLVLMESRFPSEAQLAFKNMENNGNPWGIGWSNRADFLTGLDVKTIEENPEAEILYWPGCSGAFDARNQKVAAAFVKLLQKANVNFAILGNEEKCCGDSARRLGNEYLFYSLATENIEVMNGYGVKKIVSQCPHCFNVLKQDYPEFGGQYEVIHHTQYLNELVQAGRLQFTMEAEQKVTYHDSCYLGRYHEIYQEPRALLKAAGFTMLEMPRHHEKSFCCGAGGGRMWLEEHEGERINVMRTDEAIATGSNLVSTACPFCLTMINDGVATREAEDQIKVQDIAEILAGRVS, encoded by the coding sequence ATGCATCTTTTCATTTTCTGGGGTTTTGTTCTTTTGATGTTTGCGACAACGATTGTAGCCCTGCAGGCTGACTTCGGCGTCAATGTTTTTAACGGCGGTCTATATATCTTTATCAAAATTACCGCCAATATTTTCGGGTTACTGGCCATTTTGGGTATCTTTATGGCTATTTGGCGACGTTATATGCAACGTCCGGATCGGCTTGATAATAAAATGGATGACGCTGTCGTTTTAGTCCTGATCTTAACTATTTTGATTACCGGTTTTGTGATCCAAGCTGTGCGTATGGCGGCTGTCGCTGATCCTTGGGGAATGTATGCCTTCCTAGGATATGCTATGGCACCACTTTTCCAAAACTTCAGCGTAGAAACCTTAGAGGGAATTCATAGTTTCCTATGGTGGTTTCATTTTATCTTGGTCATGGTTTTCTTTGGGTATTTTCCATATTCAAAGCTTTCCCATATTTTACTCGGACCGGCCAATCAATTCCTACGCAAGCATGGACCTATTGGAATACCGGAAAAAATCGACTTTGAAGATGAAAGTCTAGAAACCTTTGGCAAAAGCAAGCTTAGCGAATTTAGCTGGAAGACACTTTTTAACACGGATGCTTGTTTACGTTGCGGAAGATGCCAAGATAATTGTCCGGCCTATTTAAGTGGGAAGCACCTTAACCCCAAACAAGTAATCCAAGATATGGGTGCCTATATGGGGGAAATGGGCAAGGCCTTAAAAGAACACAAAAATGCACCTGCTCTTTCCGGAGGACATGAGACGGCTGAGGAGGTTGCTGTTGCTGCAGAAGCACCCAGTGAAGAGGAATTAGGACTGCGTCAGCTCATCGGAGAAGTTCTCTCCGAGGATGATCTTTGGTCTTGTACTACCTGCCGCTCCTGTGAACAACAATGTCCCATCTTTATCGAGCATGTGGATAAAACCATTGATATGCGTCGTAACCTAGTGCTCATGGAAAGTCGTTTCCCCTCAGAAGCCCAGCTGGCCTTTAAGAATATGGAGAATAACGGAAACCCTTGGGGGATTGGCTGGAGCAACCGAGCTGATTTCCTAACCGGCCTCGATGTCAAGACTATAGAAGAGAATCCTGAGGCAGAAATACTCTATTGGCCGGGTTGTTCAGGAGCCTTTGATGCCCGCAATCAAAAAGTAGCAGCGGCGTTTGTTAAGCTCCTGCAAAAAGCCAATGTCAATTTCGCAATCCTGGGTAATGAGGAAAAATGCTGTGGAGATTCCGCACGTCGTTTAGGAAACGAATACCTTTTCTACTCACTAGCTACAGAGAATATTGAAGTCATGAATGGTTATGGAGTCAAGAAAATTGTTTCCCAATGCCCACACTGTTTCAATGTCCTAAAGCAGGATTATCCTGAGTTCGGGGGGCAATACGAAGTAATTCATCATACTCAATACTTGAATGAGCTTGTGCAAGCTGGACGACTACAATTTACTATGGAAGCGGAGCAAAAAGTCACCTACCATGATTCCTGTTATCTGGGACGTTATCATGAAATCTATCAAGAGCCTCGTGCCCTGCTTAAAGCAGCAGGGTTTACGATGTTGGAAATGCCTCGTCACCACGAAAAGAGCTTCTGTTGTGGAGCGGGTGGTGGAAGAATGTGGTTAGAAGAACATGAGGGAGAACGCATCAATGTAATGCGGACCGATGAGGCTATAGCGACGGGTTCAAACTTAGTGAGCACAGCATGTCCTTTCTGTCTGACCATGATCAATGACGGAGTAGCAACTCGTGAAGCAGAAGATCAAATTAAAGTACAGGATATTGCCGAGATTCTCGCCGGGAGAGTTTCCTAA
- a CDS encoding acetate uptake transporter family protein, producing MSNNQGGWANPSPAGLVALGVACFTFFALLSGKVTLGAMPLMGCWLIGGFVVQVIVSVIELKEGQIVGGNVFLYFSAFFMLVGGLEFFVKYFAAVQQWSIPLDTHIDGWAWLVLSFCLVMWTPAYFKSTSILSLAVILIDIAVVQVAFLDLGILDPSFKPIAGYALLFAGILAMYLSSALVVNTAYGKTIFPLTKPWITEKPINLQANTAKNTN from the coding sequence ATGTCAAATAATCAAGGAGGATGGGCGAACCCATCACCTGCGGGTCTTGTAGCCCTAGGTGTTGCATGTTTTACTTTTTTCGCTTTATTAAGCGGGAAGGTTACTTTAGGAGCAATGCCTTTAATGGGATGTTGGCTGATTGGTGGCTTTGTCGTCCAAGTCATCGTTAGCGTTATTGAGTTGAAAGAAGGCCAGATCGTTGGAGGAAACGTATTTTTATACTTTTCGGCATTCTTTATGCTCGTTGGTGGGCTAGAGTTTTTTGTTAAGTATTTTGCTGCGGTCCAACAATGGTCGATACCCCTAGATACTCACATCGATGGATGGGCTTGGTTAGTGCTTTCGTTCTGCCTAGTGATGTGGACTCCTGCTTACTTTAAATCAACAAGCATATTATCACTGGCAGTTATTCTAATCGATATAGCAGTTGTGCAAGTAGCCTTTCTAGACTTGGGAATTCTTGACCCTTCCTTTAAACCAATCGCTGGATATGCTCTTCTCTTCGCCGGTATACTGGCTATGTATCTTTCATCAGCTCTCGTTGTAAATACCGCCTATGGCAAAACCATATTCCCCTTAACAAAGCCATGGAT
- a CDS encoding IS1380-like element ISEcp1 family transposase: protein MINKIDFKAKNLTSNAGLFLLLENAKSNGIFDFIENDLVFDNDSTNKIKMNHIKTMLCGHFIGIDKLERLKLLQNDPLVNEFDISVKEPETVSRFLGNFNFKTTQMFRDINFKVFKKLLTKSKLTSITIDIDSSVINVEGHQEGASKGYNPKKLGNRCYNIQFAFCDELKAYVTGFVRSGNTYTANGAAEMIKEIVANIKSDDLEILFRMDSGYFDEKIIETIESLGCKYLIKAKSYSTLTSQATNSSIVFVKGEEGRETTELYTKLVKWEKDRRFVVSRVLKPEKERAQLSLLEGSEYDYFFFVTNTTLLSEKVVIYYEKRGNAENYIKEAKYDMAVGHLLLKSFWANEAVFQMMMLSYNLFLLFKFDSLDSSEYRQQIKTFRLKYVFLAAKIIKTARYVIMKLSENYPYKGVYEKCLV from the coding sequence ATGATTAATAAAATTGATTTCAAAGCTAAGAATCTAACATCAAATGCAGGTCTTTTTCTGCTCCTTGAGAATGCAAAAAGCAATGGGATTTTTGATTTTATTGAAAATGACCTCGTATTTGATAATGACTCAACAAATAAAATCAAGATGAATCATATAAAGACCATGCTCTGCGGTCACTTCATTGGCATTGATAAGTTAGAACGTCTAAAGCTACTTCAAAATGATCCCCTCGTCAACGAGTTTGATATTTCCGTAAAAGAACCTGAAACAGTGTCACGGTTTCTAGGAAACTTCAACTTCAAGACAACCCAAATGTTTAGAGACATTAATTTTAAAGTCTTTAAAAAACTGCTCACTAAAAGTAAATTGACATCCATTACGATTGATATTGATAGTAGTGTAATTAACGTAGAAGGTCATCAAGAAGGTGCGTCAAAAGGATATAATCCTAAGAAACTGGGAAACCGATGCTACAATATCCAATTTGCATTTTGCGACGAATTAAAAGCATATGTTACCGGATTTGTAAGAAGTGGCAATACTTACACTGCAAACGGTGCTGCGGAAATGATCAAAGAAATTGTTGCTAACATCAAATCAGACGATTTAGAAATTTTATTTCGAATGGATAGTGGCTACTTTGATGAAAAAATTATCGAAACGATAGAATCTCTTGGATGCAAATATTTAATTAAAGCCAAAAGTTATTCTACACTCACCTCACAAGCAACGAATTCATCAATTGTATTCGTTAAAGGAGAAGAAGGTAGAGAAACTACAGAACTGTATACAAAATTAGTTAAATGGGAAAAAGACAGAAGATTTGTCGTATCTCGCGTACTGAAACCAGAAAAAGAAAGAGCACAATTATCACTTTTAGAAGGTTCCGAATACGACTACTTTTTCTTTGTAACAAATACTACCTTGCTTTCTGAAAAAGTAGTTATATACTATGAAAAGCGTGGTAATGCTGAAAACTATATCAAAGAAGCCAAATACGACATGGCGGTGGGTCATCTCTTGCTAAAGTCATTTTGGGCGAATGAAGCCGTGTTTCAAATGATGATGCTTTCATATAACCTATTTTTGTTGTTCAAGTTTGATTCCTTGGACTCTTCAGAATACAGACAGCAAATAAAGACCTTTCGTTTGAAGTATGTATTTCTTGCAGCAAAAATAATCAAAACCGCAAGATATGTAATCATGAAGTTGTCGGAAAACTATCCGTACAAGGGAGTGTATGAAAAATGTCTGGTATAA